The genomic stretch CAGATGCTCAGGACTACGAGTTGCTGGCTGCCCCCACCATCGGGCACCCCTTGGGAACGGACAACGTGGGCCGCGACGTGCTCAGCCGGATCATCGTCGGAGCGCGAATCTCGATGGTCGTCGGCCTCAGCACGGTCATTTTGGCGGCCGTTATAGGCATCGTCCTCGGTGTGGCTGCCGGATACTACGGCGGCTGGATGGACATGATCGTCATGAGGCTGATCGACATCCTCTGGGCGTTCCCCAACTTCATCCTGGCCGTCATGCTTGTGGCGATCTTCGGACTCGGTCTGGCCAATGTAATAGTGGCCATCGCACTCGCATACATTGACGACTTTGCGCGCGTCATTCGCGGCATGGTGCTCATGCTCAAGGAAGAGGACTTCGGTCGGATAGCAGGCTCATGTTCAAGCACATCTTCCCCAATGCGATGCCGCCTGTGATCGTTCAGGCCAGCGTGTTTGTGGCTGCCGCGATTCTCGCCGAGGCAGGACTCACCTTCCTCGGGCTCGGCGTTTCACCTCTCACCCCGACCTGGGCTTCGATACTCAACGACGCGCGGCCATTCTTCACAAGCGCGTGGTGGCTCGCGACCTTCCCAGGACTCGTCATCATGCTGATCGTGCTCGCCGTCAACTTCGTCGGAGACGCCATCCGAGACATCAACGACGTCCGAGAGTACGGCCCCGGCGTGACCAACTGACCGGTAGTTTCCTCCCGAAAAACCCGACTACCAGACGGCCGTCATTCCGGCGGAGGCCGGAATCCAGGGGATGAGTGGGGCGCAACTAGCTTTTTGTGGCTCCAGTGGCAACCGTTATGATCTCCTTGGAATGATATTCCGATATCTCAAAAACCCCACCGCCATAACAGTCGCCGTAGCGCTTCTCTTCGTGGTTGCCCTCGCAATCGCAACCATCTACTTCACCACGGACACGGGCGACTCCGATGCACCTGGCTCCGGCAACCGCTGGCAGCCCGTCCAGTCCGGCGTCACCTCAACCCTGCTCGACGTGGACTTCGTCGACCCTGACCACGGCTGGGCAGTGGGCCAGGACGGGGCCATCATCGCCACCTCTGACGCTGGCGAGACATGGCAGGCCCAGCACTCCGGCTTCGAGCTGACCATGCGGAGCGTCGATTTCCTTGACACCCAGAATGGCTGGGCAGTCGGCCACCTCGGCCTGATCCTCCACACCACCGACGGCGGGGAGACCTGGGCGCAGGCGGGGCACGAGGTCGCTCTCGGGCTGGACCTGATTCAAGTCAGCTTCACCACCCCCGACTCCGGCTGGATCGTCACAGAACGAGGCGGCTTTACGCTCAGGACCACCGACGGCGGCGCGACCTGGAATCGGCAGTTCTTCGACAGCACCCAGGCCAAGTCCGATGCTCACATCCTGAACGACAGTCACTCCTGGGTCTCTCTCACGTCCGGGGGAGTCGTGTCCACCTCTGACTCGGGCGAGTCCTGGCAGCTGCACAAAGGCGTCAACCAGGTCGAGATAGGAACGTCAGGAATCTACTTCCTCGACGAGCGCATGGGCTGGATCGCCGGCTGGCGCGGCAAGGAGCGGGGGGTCTCGTCAGGCGTCCAGTTCGTCAAGTACCTCACCGACGGTATGGTCGCCCACACAACAGACGGAGGACAGACCTGGACTCGCGTCGACGCCGACACCGGCAAGTTCCTGTGGGACGTCGCCTTCATAGACGCCAGGGAGGGCTGGACCGTCGGCTCGTCCGGCCAGACCATGCACTCCACGGACGGAGGCCTGACCTGGTCTCAAGAACCATCAGCGACCGACTCCACGCTCAGGGCCATCACCTTCTCAGACCCCAACACCGCCTGGGCAGTCGGCGAAAACGGCACAATCCTCAAGCTAGCTCGTGAGTAGCCTGAGGCTATGTGCGCCGTCGAACCCTCTACTCCGCCCCCGACCTCAGTTCCTGGAGCTTCACGATCAGCTCGCGCTGCTCGTCGGTGAGCGACCTCGGCATCTGCGGCCTCACGGTGACATATAGGTCGCCCCTGGTGTCCGGCGACCCCAGCCTCGGCATTCCCTGGCCGCGCAGCCGGATGTTCTGACCGTTCTGGCTATTGGCAGGTATCCTGACCCATATCGTCCGGCCGTTCAGCGTCTGGATCTGGGCCTCTCCCCCGAGTATGCACTGCTCGAACGGGACGTCGACGTCGGTGTACAGGCTTGTGCCTTCGCGTCGGAACTGCCCGTTGGGCGAGACCGACACCCTGAACAGCATCTCAGTGCCCTGCTCGGGAGTAACCCGGACCGTGCTGCCGTTGTCGACGCCTGGGGGGATGCTCACCTCGAACCGCCGGTTCCTGCCTCGGACGGTATAGTTGGCATTGATCGTCGTACCCGCATACGCCTCTTCCAGCGACACGGTCACCGACGTCTCGGACCGGATCGTACCGGCGCCATGCCTGCTGCCCCGGAAGCGGCCCACGTCGCCGAGTATGTCTTCGAGTCCGGTAAATAGGTCGCTTTCAGACGACGGCCGCCCACGATACGCGCCGCCCCTGAAGCCGTATGCGCTGCTGGCGGCCCTGCGCTGCGCCTCGATCTCGTCGGCGTGCTTCCACTGGTCGCCGTGAACGTCGTACTTCCTGCGACTGTCAGGGTCGGACAGCACCTCGTACGCCTCGTTGACCTCTTTGAACTTCGCCTCGGCGTCCGAGTCGTCCTTGTTCAGGTCAGGATGGTACTTACGCGCCAGCCTCCTGAACGCCCGACGGATGTCATTCTGTTCCACGCCCCGGTCGACGCCGAGTACGCTGTAGTAGTCTGCCACTGTGACCTTTCAGCCAATACTATAATGTGCCCGAATTATAACATATGCTACCTAGTGCTAGAGTGTTATTGATATCATCTGTATCATATCCATTGATATATAAATGTACATTCCCTACAATCTGTATATCAACTGAGTGGCATCAGAGCCACAATCGAATCGTTAAGTAGCATACACGGAGGCAAGACAGTTTTGACGATGCAGAGATTTGACCCATTCGCCGAGATGCGCCGCATGGATTCCGCTTTCAACAGGCTCTGGAACCCTGGCGTACAGGCACAGGACTCCGCCGGAGCACGTTGGGACATCGCTATGGACGTCGTCCAGGACGGTGACGACCTGATCGTCCGCGCTTCGCTGCCGGGCGTCGACCCCGACGACATACAGGTCACCCTGGAGGACGGCCTGCTCACCATCGAGGGTGAGACCGGGTCCGAGACCCAGGAGCAGAAGGGCGACTACCTGTTGAGAGAGCGACGCTTCGGGCGCTTCCACAGAGCGCTCCGACTCCCCAACTCGGTCGACGCCGAGCAGGCCCAGCCCAGCTACGCCAACGGCGTGCTCACGATCACCGTCCCTAAGCAGGAGGCCAAGAAGGCCCGCAGGCTCGAGATCAAGACCGGCTGACCGACCTCATAGCACAGCGTAGCTAACCCACCAGAGGGCGGCACCCACAGCCGCCCTCTCTTCATTCCTGTCATATCCCCCTGACGCACTACCGGAATCTGGTCTCCATCCAACAGACCCCCTCTCCCTCAGGGCTGACGGGGGTAGGGAAACTGGCAATTCGTTCGTCCTGAGCTTGTCGAAGGATATCCCCATCCCCTGGATTGCCGAGCGGCGAGCCACTTCGTGGGTTCCGGTCTTAGTGCGCCCTCCCTCCAGGAATCCCCCCCTCCCCATGCCATCCCTCTATCCCCGTTGCTATAATACCGCCCGGAGGAACGAGCCAATTGCAGATCTACACCCGCTCAGGCGACGAAGGCGATACCGGCCTGCTATTCGGCGGACGCGTCTCCAAGTCCGACGTTCGCACCGAGGCGTACGGCTCGACCGACCACGCAGTCTCCGCCATCGGACTGTCCCGCGCTCTCGCCACTGAGGACAGGGTCAAGGACATCCTGCTCGAAGTCCAGCGTGAGATGTTCATGATCGGCGCAGAGCTCGCCACCGATCCCACTAACCGCCACCTTCTACTCGAGCACTTCCAGATCGTCGACGAGTCACACGTCACCAGGCTCGAAAAGCTCATCGACGAGATCGGCGAGGATGTTGAGCTCCCTCCGAACTTCATAATTCCCGGTGCGTCGACCGCGTCATCGGCACTCGACCTTGCCAGGACCCAGGTTCGCACCGCCGAGCGTCGCGTCGTCGACCTGAAGACCGCCGGACTCCTCCCGAACATACACCTGCTGGTCTACCTGAACCGGCTCTCCGACCTGCTGTTTATGCTGGCCCGCTACGAAGACCGGCACCTGCCGTTCGAAATCGTCACCGGCCAGCCCCCCGAGCCCTCCGACGAATGACTACCCGACCCACTACAGAAACCAACCAACAGACCCCCTCTCCCTCAGGGTGAGGGTGAAACCCTGCCTCCCTCAGACCTTGTTACTCGAAGAATGACCACCCAACCCACCATAGCCATAGTCGACTACGATGCAGGCAACCTGCGCAGCGTCCAGAAGGCGCTTGAGCGCTTCGACGCCAACGCAGAGATTACCTCGTCCATCGACAGCATTACGTCCGCGGACGCCATCGTCGTCCCCGGCCAGGGAGCATGCGACTCCTCCATGCGTCACATGCGACAGCGCGGGCTGATCGAACCCATCCGTGAGTACGTATCCAGCGGCAAGCCGTTCCTCGGCGTGTGCCTTGGACTTCAGCTACTGCTCGACGCATCGGACGAGGGCGACGAGCCCTGTCTCGGCGTGGTCGGAGGCAGGTGCCGGCGACTGCCGGGAGGCCAGAAGATCCCGCACATGGGATGGAACCAGGTGAGCTGGCGCAAGGAGCACCCCTTCTTCGAAGACGTGCCTGACGGCTCTCACTTCTACTTCGTCCACAGCTACTTCGCAGACCCTGAAGACTCCGACATCGTCGCCGGTACCACCGACTACGGAGTCGAGTTCTGCAGCGCGGTGGCATGGGACTCCGTAGCAGCCGTCCAATTCCACCCTGAGAAGAGCGGCAGCATCGGGTTGAAGATATACGACAACTTCGTGCGGTTCGTCCGCGAGTCCTGACGGGGGGTGGTGCTGATGGTGCATTCCAAATGCCATCTCTCCCCTAATGGGAGAGGGTTGGAGTGAGGGTGATGGACGTCATACCAGCCATAGACCTGATCGACGGCCGCTGTGTGCGCCTCTACCAGGGCGACTACTCTCAAGAGACCGTCTACTCGGACGACCCCGTCGAGGTCGCCCTTCGCTGGGAGCGACTCGGCGCAGGTCGCATCCACGTGATCGACCTGGACGGGGCCAAAGCAGGCTCTCCACAGAACCTGGATGTCATAAGCCGCATCGTCGACGCGGTGAGCCTTCCAATGCAGATGGGCGGGGGCGTCCGCACCATTGAGTCTGTCAAAGAGGTGCTGGACTCCGGTGTCGACCGAGTCATGCTCGGAACCGTGGCCGTCCGGGACCCCGAAGTGGTCACGACTGCCTGTGAGCAGTTCGGCTCCGACGCTGTACTGGTGGCCATAGACTCGCGTGACGGCAACGTCGAGGTCTCAGGCTGGACCGACGCCAGCGAGACGTCTGCTACCGACCTGCTCCGCCTGATGATGGACGTTGGCGTCCGCACGTTCCTGTGTACCGACATATCACGCGACGGCACCCTCAGCGGACCCAACTACGATCTCATGCGCAGCCTCGTGGCCATTGCGGGAGACGGCATAATCGCCGCTGGCGGCATCGCCTCGATAGACCACATAAGAAACCTCAACTACGTCGGCGTCGGCGGCGTGGTCATAGGACGCGCGCTGTACACCGGCAACATAGACCTCGCCGAGGCCGTCAACGCCATAGGTGGGACTGCGGGACACATATGCTGACCAAGCGAATCATTCCATGCCTCGACGTGGACGACGGGCGTGTCGTCAAGGGCATCAGCTTCATCGAGATACGTGACGCCGGCGACCCTGTGCAGCTCGCGACTTACTACGACGCCGAGGGCGCGGATGAGCTCGTGCTGCTGGACATCACCGCAAGCTCTGACTCCCGTGACATCATGCTGAACGTGGTGCGGGAGGTGGCGGAGCGACTGTTCATCCCGTTCACCGTTGGCGGCGGCATGAGGAGCGTCGCCGACGTGCGCCGGATGCTCGAAG from Dehalococcoidia bacterium encodes the following:
- a CDS encoding ABC transporter permease, translated to DAQDYELLAAPTIGHPLGTDNVGRDVLSRIIVGARISMVVGLSTVILAAVIGIVLGVAAGYYGGWMDMIVMRLIDILWAFPNFILAVMLVAIFGLGLANVIVAIALAYIDDFARVIRGMVLMLKEEDFGRIAGSCSSTSSPMRCRL
- a CDS encoding ABC transporter permease subunit, whose translation is MFKHIFPNAMPPVIVQASVFVAAAILAEAGLTFLGLGVSPLTPTWASILNDARPFFTSAWWLATFPGLVIMLIVLAVNFVGDAIRDINDVREYGPGVTN
- a CDS encoding DnaJ domain-containing protein, translating into MADYYSVLGVDRGVEQNDIRRAFRRLARKYHPDLNKDDSDAEAKFKEVNEAYEVLSDPDSRRKYDVHGDQWKHADEIEAQRRAASSAYGFRGGAYRGRPSSESDLFTGLEDILGDVGRFRGSRHGAGTIRSETSVTVSLEEAYAGTTINANYTVRGRNRRFEVSIPPGVDNGSTVRVTPEQGTEMLFRVSVSPNGQFRREGTSLYTDVDVPFEQCILGGEAQIQTLNGRTIWVRIPANSQNGQNIRLRGQGMPRLGSPDTRGDLYVTVRPQMPRSLTDEQRELIVKLQELRSGAE
- a CDS encoding Hsp20/alpha crystallin family protein; the protein is MTMQRFDPFAEMRRMDSAFNRLWNPGVQAQDSAGARWDIAMDVVQDGDDLIVRASLPGVDPDDIQVTLEDGLLTIEGETGSETQEQKGDYLLRERRFGRFHRALRLPNSVDAEQAQPSYANGVLTITVPKQEAKKARRLEIKTG
- a CDS encoding cob(I)yrinic acid a,c-diamide adenosyltransferase, with amino-acid sequence MPPGGTSQLQIYTRSGDEGDTGLLFGGRVSKSDVRTEAYGSTDHAVSAIGLSRALATEDRVKDILLEVQREMFMIGAELATDPTNRHLLLEHFQIVDESHVTRLEKLIDEIGEDVELPPNFIIPGASTASSALDLARTQVRTAERRVVDLKTAGLLPNIHLLVYLNRLSDLLFMLARYEDRHLPFEIVTGQPPEPSDE
- the hisH gene encoding imidazole glycerol phosphate synthase subunit HisH, with product MTTQPTIAIVDYDAGNLRSVQKALERFDANAEITSSIDSITSADAIVVPGQGACDSSMRHMRQRGLIEPIREYVSSGKPFLGVCLGLQLLLDASDEGDEPCLGVVGGRCRRLPGGQKIPHMGWNQVSWRKEHPFFEDVPDGSHFYFVHSYFADPEDSDIVAGTTDYGVEFCSAVAWDSVAAVQFHPEKSGSIGLKIYDNFVRFVRES
- the hisA gene encoding 1-(5-phosphoribosyl)-5-[(5-phosphoribosylamino)methylideneamino]imidazole-4-carboxamide isomerase, giving the protein MDVIPAIDLIDGRCVRLYQGDYSQETVYSDDPVEVALRWERLGAGRIHVIDLDGAKAGSPQNLDVISRIVDAVSLPMQMGGGVRTIESVKEVLDSGVDRVMLGTVAVRDPEVVTTACEQFGSDAVLVAIDSRDGNVEVSGWTDASETSATDLLRLMMDVGVRTFLCTDISRDGTLSGPNYDLMRSLVAIAGDGIIAAGGIASIDHIRNLNYVGVGGVVIGRALYTGNIDLAEAVNAIGGTAGHIC